The sequence CGATCGGGCCGTTGCTTGGCGGCCTCCTCATCCACATCGGCGGGTCCGAGCACGGGTGGCGGTGGGTCTTCTTCGTCAACGTGCCGATCGGTATGTTCGCCGCCGTCCTCGGCTGGCGCCTCTTCCCGCGCCACGCCCAGGGCGTTCCCGACCGTCGCCGGTTCGATCCGGTCGGGTTGCTACTGCTCGGCGCGGGTGTCCTACTTGTCCTCCTGCCCCTGGTCCAGCAGCACTGGCAGGGTCCGACACGATGGCTGACGCTCCCGGCCGGCCTGCTGACACTGGCTGCCTTCGCCGGGTGGGAACGGTGGTACGCCCGCCGCCGCGAACCCCTGTTCGACCCACGTCTTCTCGGCATCCGCTCATACCGGCTCGGCGTCCTGATCGCCCTGCTGTACTTCGGCGGGTTCACCTCGATCTTCTTCGTCCTCACGGTGTACCTGCAGAACGGCCTCGGGCACAGCGCACTCGCCGCCGGGCTAGCCAGCACTCCGTTCGCGGCTGGATTCGCCATCGCCTCCGTGGTGGGCGGCCGGGTCGTCAACCGGGGTGGTCGGTCACTGGTCGCCCTCGGACTGGCCACCGTCGCCATCAGCCTCGTCGTCGTGGTGCTCGTCGTCAACCGGGTCCCCACCGGCGCCACAGTGTCCTGGTGGACCGCCACACCGCTGCTGGTGGCAGGACTCGGCAGCGGTCTGGTGGTCACCCCGAACCAGGCCCTCACCCTCGCCCAGGTGCCGGTGCCGCAGGCGGGCAGCGGCGCGGGCATGCTGGAAACCGGCCAGCGCATCGGGTCCGCCGCCGGCATCGCCACGGTCGGCAGTGTCATCTTCTCGGCCCAGGGGGCAACCGGGGACTGGTTGGTCGCCTTCCACCATGCGATGCTCCTGATCAGCGGAATCGCCGCGCTCGCGCTCTGCCTGGCGTTGACCGACATCGTCCTCGACCGCCGTTGAGCGGAGAAGATTCGACGACGCCCAACCGAAGAAACGGCGAACACGCCGATACGGGGCAGCGGCCGGACCCTACCGGCCGGTAGAAACAGTGCCTATGACGAACACCCTCGACCGTCGTACCCTCCTGCGTGTCGCCGGCGCCTCCGCCGGCACAGCCGTCTTCGCCAGCACCGTCCTCGCCGGACCGGCCGGGGCTACCGGTAGCGCCTTCCGGCACGGCGTCGCCTCCGGTGACCCGTTGCCCGATGGGATCCTGCTCTGGACCCGGCTCACCCCGACCGAGGACTCCCAGCCCGGTTCGGGAGTCGGCCCGGAGGCGACGGTGACCTGGCAGGTGGCCACCGACCCGGATTTCGCGACACTCGCGGCACAGGGCACCCTCGTCACCAGCCCGGACCGGGATCACACGGTCAAGGTTCCCGTCAGCGGGCTAGCGCCAGCCACCACGTACTGGTTCCGCTTCGGCTACGCCGACGCCTGGTCACCCACCGGCCGGACGATGACCGCGCCGGAGGCGGACGCTGACATCGACCGAATCCGACTGGGTGTGGTGTCCTGTTCGAACTGGGAGGCGGGCTACTTCGCCGCCTACCGGCACCTCGCCGAGCGCGGCGACCTGAATCTCGTGGTGCACCTCGGCGACTACCTCTACGAGTACGGCACCGGAGAGTTCCCCGCCGGGGACACCGTGGTGCGGTCAGTCCAACCGGCGCACGAAACGCTGACCCTGCAGGACTACCGCGTCCGACACGCGCTCTACAAGAGCGATCCCGATCTGCAGGCCCTGCACGCGTCGGTGCCGTGGGCAATCACCTGGGACGACCACGAGGTCGCCAACGACCAGTGGTCGGGCGGTGCGGAGAACCACACTCCCGGCACCGAGGGCAGCTTCAGCGATCGGGTGGCGCAAGCACGCCAGGCCTACGCGGAGTGGATGCCGGTGCGCACCGGGGCGGACGGCGCGATCTATCGGCGGTTGCGCTTCGGCCGGCTCGCCGACCTGTCCATGTTGGACCTGCGGACGTACCGCTCCGAACAGGCATCCGGTCTGGCCATTGACGACCCGGAGCGGACGATCACCGGCGAGGCGCAGATGGCCTGGCTGAAGGCGGGCCTGGCTACCTCGGACGCCCAGTGGAAGCTGGTCGGCAACCCCGTCATGATCTCCCGGCTGGATGTGGGTGCCCTTCCCTCCTGGCTGCTCGGGCCGCTGGGCACGTTGCTCGGCATTCCGCAGAACGGCGCGGTGCTCAACGCCGACCAGTGGGACGGCTACAACGCCGACCGCAACGAGCTGATTGACCACCTGTTGGCGACTGACACCCGGGATGTGGTCTTCCTGACCGGCGACATCCACACCTCGTGGGCGAACGAGCTGACCACGCAGTCGACCGGGCTGACCAACCCAGCTGCTGCGGAGTTCGTGGTGCCGTCGGTGACCAGTGACAACATCAACGACTTCCTGGGGCTGCAGGAAGGCAACGTACTCAGTGATCTCGCGTCGGGCCTGATCCGCTCAACCAACCCGCACGTGCGCTGGACCGAGTTGGACGGGCACGGCTACGGGGTGCTGGAGGTGACGCCGCAGCAGTGCCGGATGGACTGGTTCCACCTGGTCGACCGGACCCAGAGCAGCACCGGCAGCCGCTTTGTGACGGGCTGGTCGGTGACCGCCGGCTCGGCACGGCTACGCCGGGAGAGCGCGCCGCTGAGCTGACCGGAGAGCCGGCCGTTGCCCGGGGTGGGCAACGGCCGGCCGGTTGTCACCAGAGCTCGGCGACGAGCTCCGCTGCCTGCTCTTCCCACTGGGCGTAGTGGAACGGGTACGCGGACACCTGCACCGTCTGGGCCGCGGTGGTCAACGGCAGCTGCTGCCAGCCGTTGACGTTCTTGAGACCCTCGAAGAACGCCGTCGCGGCGTACTGCGGGTCGGTGATCTGCTCCGGCGTGCCCCACCCGGTCGAGGGGCGCTGTTGGAACAGGCCCTGCGAGTCGTGGTCGTTGTAGCTGCCCAGGTGGCCGAGGTTGTACAGCTTCGACTCCTGTAGCGCGGTCGCCACGCCGATAACCGCACCCCGCTCGCCGACCCCGGTCGCCTTGGCGACCTCGATGATCTCCTTGGCGTTCGCGCGCTGGGCGTTGTCAACCTGGATGTAGGACTGGGCGCCCTGCACGCCGTAGGGGATCAGTTGTTCACGGCTGGGCGGGCCGGCCGGAGCCGGGGCGGTGTCCTCGGTGTCGCTTGCCGTTGGCTCGACGGCTCGGTCCGCGTCGGCGGTTGACGCTGTCCGGTCCGGCTCAGGGGCTGGTTCCGGTTCAAGATCCGGGTCCGCGGCCTGGCGGCCGGTGGCCAGTTCGATAGCGGCTACGGCGCCCGTGTGCGGGCCACTGGTTACCGATGCCGCGGCGGTGGTCGGTGCGAGAGCGAGACCTCCAATTGCCAGCACTCCCGTCACGCTCATGACAAGCTTGCGGTTCGGCTCTGTCGAGAGCCATTGATGCGGGGTCTTCGCGATGGCCGGGAGCCATCGCGTGAAGTCATGCTTCACGATGTGCCCTTTCGGTCAGGCGAAGCGCTCCGGGATGAGCACTCCTCGAGGAACCACCACGTGGGTTTGGTTCCGGCTGTACCGGGGACACAACCTGATCACCATGCCCGACATTCCGGGATCGCCCCGGATAGAGGCAGCTGCGACCCAGGTCACAGGCGATCGGCGACTGCGTAAAAGTGGCAAACCAGGCAATAGACGCCTATGGCATGCCATCGGGAGATTGGTGCGTCCTGGCCGTAGGTGGACAGGTGGGGTCACGTGTCCACCTACGGCCAGGCCCGCGGACCGACGTGTCCCTTGTCAGCGACCGCACATCACCTCGTCAGTGGCCACGTATCGGGAACGAGACATCGGCGGTCACACCGCGTCCTCCGCCCGATGCGTCGGCGATGCCGCCGGCGGCGGTTCGTCGGCCGGCTGCGGTGACGACGCGGCCCCGGTGGTGAGCCGACGAGTCGGCGCGTCGGCGGTCTGGTTGAGCCCGACCCGCAGCAGCCGCCCGTACGCGCTCGGCGCGATCCGGGCGATCACATCGGGCAGCTTCGCCGACAAGCCGATGAGCACCCGGGGCCGGCGGCGTTCCACGCCGCGCAGGATCACCTCGGCGGCCCGGGCGGGTGGAATGCTGAGCAGGCGATCGAACCGCCGCCGGCCCACCTCGTAGTCGTCCCGGTTGACGCCGCTGCCGATCCGCGCGTTCTCGGTGATCCGGGTGGCGATCCCCCCCGGGTGCACGGAGGTGACACCGACGCCGTCGGCGACCAACTCGTGGCGCAGCGCCTCGGTGAAGCCACGGACGGCGAACTTGGTCGCCGAGTAGGCGGCCTGCCCGGGCGGGGCGATCAGCCCGAACAGGCTGGAGACATTCACCAGGTGCGAGCCGGTCTCCGCCTTCAGAGCGGGCAGCAACGCGTGCGTGAGCTGTACGACCGCCCGGAAGTTGATGTCAACCACCCACTGGAACTCGTCCAGGGTCACCTGGTCGAACCGACCGCCCAGCGCCACTCCGGCGTTGTTCA comes from Salinispora tropica CNB-440 and encodes:
- a CDS encoding MFS transporter — translated: MGDRPPPGPRTSPPGGDLAEQQRRGAALGVGLVAVFMTLLDVSIVNVAIPSMERALDVAPSDVQWVLSGYALTFGLMLVPAGRFGDGHGRRTVFVVGVVLFSLTSVAAGLAPTATWLVAARLLQGAAAGLVTPQVTGLVQELFPRSERGRPFGLLGATVSISTAIGPLLGGLLIHIGGSEHGWRWVFFVNVPIGMFAAVLGWRLFPRHAQGVPDRRRFDPVGLLLLGAGVLLVLLPLVQQHWQGPTRWLTLPAGLLTLAAFAGWERWYARRREPLFDPRLLGIRSYRLGVLIALLYFGGFTSIFFVLTVYLQNGLGHSALAAGLASTPFAAGFAIASVVGGRVVNRGGRSLVALGLATVAISLVVVVLVVNRVPTGATVSWWTATPLLVAGLGSGLVVTPNQALTLAQVPVPQAGSGAGMLETGQRIGSAAGIATVGSVIFSAQGATGDWLVAFHHAMLLISGIAALALCLALTDIVLDRR
- a CDS encoding alkaline phosphatase D family protein yields the protein MTNTLDRRTLLRVAGASAGTAVFASTVLAGPAGATGSAFRHGVASGDPLPDGILLWTRLTPTEDSQPGSGVGPEATVTWQVATDPDFATLAAQGTLVTSPDRDHTVKVPVSGLAPATTYWFRFGYADAWSPTGRTMTAPEADADIDRIRLGVVSCSNWEAGYFAAYRHLAERGDLNLVVHLGDYLYEYGTGEFPAGDTVVRSVQPAHETLTLQDYRVRHALYKSDPDLQALHASVPWAITWDDHEVANDQWSGGAENHTPGTEGSFSDRVAQARQAYAEWMPVRTGADGAIYRRLRFGRLADLSMLDLRTYRSEQASGLAIDDPERTITGEAQMAWLKAGLATSDAQWKLVGNPVMISRLDVGALPSWLLGPLGTLLGIPQNGAVLNADQWDGYNADRNELIDHLLATDTRDVVFLTGDIHTSWANELTTQSTGLTNPAAAEFVVPSVTSDNINDFLGLQEGNVLSDLASGLIRSTNPHVRWTELDGHGYGVLEVTPQQCRMDWFHLVDRTQSSTGSRFVTGWSVTAGSARLRRESAPLS
- a CDS encoding SDR family NAD(P)-dependent oxidoreductase, which codes for MRRFDFHSATAVVTGAASGIGAALAHGLAARGSDLVLLDRDAERLATVVGMIRAAYPGRRVDPVVVDLADAAATAGAAEQVRVRHPRIRLLVNNAGVALGGRFDQVTLDEFQWVVDINFRAVVQLTHALLPALKAETGSHLVNVSSLFGLIAPPGQAAYSATKFAVRGFTEALRHELVADGVGVTSVHPGGIATRITENARIGSGVNRDDYEVGRRRFDRLLSIPPARAAEVILRGVERRRPRVLIGLSAKLPDVIARIAPSAYGRLLRVGLNQTADAPTRRLTTGAASSPQPADEPPPAASPTHRAEDAV